The following are encoded in a window of Novosphingobium sp. THN1 genomic DNA:
- a CDS encoding DUF2840 domain-containing protein, producing the protein MLTSRACGQLRQPPGKSDDAAGTRRGAFTEVELFWQEGVREHWLRFGKPVASRICDRRRRVECYAPGQTFGFVRWASNDYGTVLSRCDVLLAVAEGAPVTRVPHVTPGAEVLLSVTGWRKVRRVFALIDAIEQLGIDPGEVAPDYWRHIHNRLIAAETPRSYSPERHRAWLARKALQG; encoded by the coding sequence TTGCTAACGTCCAGGGCCTGTGGACAACTGCGCCAGCCGCCCGGCAAGAGCGACGATGCCGCAGGCACCCGGCGCGGGGCTTTCACGGAGGTTGAGCTCTTCTGGCAGGAAGGCGTACGCGAGCACTGGCTGCGCTTTGGCAAGCCGGTTGCAAGCCGCATCTGTGACCGCCGGCGCCGTGTCGAATGCTATGCGCCAGGACAGACCTTCGGGTTCGTGCGCTGGGCTTCCAACGACTACGGCACAGTCCTTTCGCGCTGCGACGTCCTGCTGGCCGTTGCCGAAGGAGCGCCGGTGACGCGCGTCCCGCACGTCACCCCTGGCGCCGAAGTGCTGCTGTCGGTGACGGGGTGGCGCAAGGTTCGGCGTGTCTTCGCGCTGATCGATGCCATCGAGCAGCTCGGCATCGACCCCGGCGAGGTCGCCCCCGATTACTGGCGTCACATTCACAACCGGCTGATCGCTGCCGAAACGCCCCGCAGCTATTCACCCGAGCGGCACCGGGCCTGGCTCGCGCGCAAGGCGTTGCAGGGATGA
- a CDS encoding S26 family signal peptidase produces the protein MKRRTIILAVAAAGLAIASLALPARRPLVWNVTHSVPTGLYLVGDPAALAVDDRVAIEPPAAIQRLLAERGYLPAGVPLLKRVAAVSGQRVCRFRHGVTIDGQLAALALANDRMGRPLPVWSGCHVLGPGEIFTLNPDQPASFDGRYFGPLPANAVTGRAVPVWTDERGNGRRVWFAQAQTSSVFTPKQGE, from the coding sequence ATGAAGCGGCGAACCATCATTCTGGCCGTCGCTGCCGCAGGTTTGGCGATCGCCTCGCTGGCTCTGCCCGCGCGCCGTCCGCTCGTCTGGAATGTGACCCATTCCGTGCCAACCGGGCTCTACTTGGTTGGCGATCCGGCTGCGCTCGCGGTCGATGACCGTGTAGCGATCGAACCGCCTGCTGCCATCCAGAGACTACTCGCCGAGCGGGGCTATCTGCCTGCCGGTGTCCCGCTCTTGAAGCGCGTCGCCGCCGTTTCCGGCCAGCGCGTCTGCCGCTTCCGTCACGGCGTCACCATCGACGGGCAACTTGCCGCCCTCGCGCTCGCAAACGACCGAATGGGGCGTCCGCTGCCAGTCTGGAGCGGTTGTCATGTGCTCGGTCCCGGCGAAATTTTCACCCTCAATCCGGATCAGCCAGCAAGCTTTGACGGGCGCTACTTCGGCCCGCTGCCTGCCAATGCCGTCACCGGCCGCGCCGTTCCGGTCTGGACCGACGAGCGCGGCAATGGCCGCCGCGTGTGGTTCGCGCAGGCCCAGACTTCCTCTGTTTTCACCCCCAAGCAAGGAGAATGA